In Salinigranum marinum, one DNA window encodes the following:
- a CDS encoding cupin domain-containing protein: MSNYTPESDTRTTPEHYHVLGANLSITADAETTDGEYLVLDMLVPPMFENGLHTHEQSEVFHVIEGEARLHVDGWDQTLGPGTSGYVPGGEVHGFANEGDEVCRVIAVMTPGGAEGFFRDVGQQTDNRSLPEPIEPTEEMLQSLFATGERYGFEFLGPLPERAE; this comes from the coding sequence ATGTCGAACTACACTCCCGAATCCGATACCCGAACCACACCTGAACACTACCACGTCCTCGGCGCGAATCTGTCGATCACGGCGGACGCCGAAACGACCGACGGTGAGTACCTGGTGCTCGATATGCTGGTCCCGCCGATGTTCGAGAACGGGCTTCACACGCACGAACAGAGCGAGGTGTTCCACGTCATCGAAGGCGAGGCGCGGCTCCACGTCGACGGATGGGACCAGACGCTCGGCCCGGGCACGTCCGGCTACGTCCCGGGCGGTGAAGTACACGGCTTCGCCAACGAGGGCGACGAGGTCTGTCGTGTCATCGCGGTCATGACGCCAGGTGGTGCCGAGGGCTTCTTCAGGGATGTCGGCCAGCAGACCGACAACCGGTCGCTCCCTGAGCCCATCGAGCCGACCGAGGAGATGCTACAGTCGCTGTTCGCGACCGGTGAGCGATACGGCTTCGAATTCCTGGGCCCGCTCCCCGAACGGGCCGAATGA
- a CDS encoding helix-turn-helix transcriptional regulator encodes MKIDEFVGFSRRWPVLDVLRAGPLDRRDLQEQVGVSRPTIHRQLRALRDAGLVTKRNGTFTLTPVGKIAATEFSRTFEIMDTVSTLGQILPWLPVPEFDFEFDRLRDAEVTLPGRTDPFAPTRRMLQTIHEADHIRMVTYTFLPEGDPADRRCFVEEGQSFEGVLDSTLVRSLSEDPASADHLRELLSRGMRISIAPEPVPLVLTIADEQVIIGAVDDDGSPRGLIVTDDEVIRAWAEETVDDYLARAEQLTPKAIDTRVVAADGGG; translated from the coding sequence ATGAAAATCGACGAATTCGTGGGTTTCAGCCGACGCTGGCCGGTTCTCGACGTACTGCGGGCGGGACCACTCGACCGGCGTGACCTCCAGGAGCAGGTCGGCGTCTCGCGGCCGACGATTCACCGCCAGCTACGAGCGCTCCGAGACGCCGGGCTGGTGACGAAGCGGAACGGGACGTTCACGCTCACTCCCGTGGGTAAAATCGCGGCCACCGAGTTCAGCCGAACGTTCGAGATCATGGACACCGTCTCCACGCTGGGGCAGATCTTGCCGTGGCTTCCGGTCCCGGAGTTCGACTTCGAGTTCGACCGACTGCGAGACGCGGAGGTCACGCTGCCGGGCCGCACTGATCCGTTCGCGCCGACCAGACGGATGTTGCAGACCATCCACGAGGCCGACCACATCCGTATGGTAACATACACCTTTCTGCCGGAAGGTGACCCGGCTGATAGACGGTGTTTCGTCGAAGAGGGGCAGTCCTTCGAGGGAGTCTTGGACTCGACCCTCGTCCGCTCACTCTCCGAGGACCCGGCCTCGGCAGACCACCTCCGAGAGCTCCTCTCACGAGGGATGCGGATCAGTATCGCCCCTGAACCGGTACCCCTCGTCTTGACCATCGCAGACGAGCAGGTCATCATCGGCGCCGTCGATGACGATGGCAGTCCCCGGGGGCTGATCGTAACCGACGACGAGGTGATTCGAGCGTGGGCCGAGGAGACAGTCGACGACTACCTCGCGCGGGCAGAGCAGCTTACTCCGAAGGCTATCGACACCCGAGTAGTGGCCGCCGACGGTGGTGGGTAA